From Synechococcus sp. A10-1-5-1, a single genomic window includes:
- the cgtA gene encoding Obg family GTPase CgtA: protein MQFIDQARISLQAGRGGDGIAAFRREKYVPAGGPSGGDGGRGGDVWLEADPNLQTLLDFKYKRLFAADDGRRGGPNKATGASGSPLVIKVPCGTEVRDSRTHILLGDLTEKGERLLVAVGGRGGLGNAHYLSNRNRAPEKFTEGRDGEEWLLQLELKLLAEVGIIGLPNAGKSTLISVLSSARPKIADYPFTTLVPNLGVVRRPSGDGTVFADIPGLIAGAAQGAGLGHDFLRHIQRTRLLIHLVDASSEDVLRDFQVVQQELAAYGNGLDERPCLVALNKTELLLDDELKERIQLVSDHCGQPVLDVSAATSKNLDQLLSRVWKELGV, encoded by the coding sequence ATGCAATTCATTGATCAAGCTCGGATCTCACTGCAGGCAGGACGCGGCGGCGATGGGATTGCCGCTTTTCGCCGTGAGAAGTACGTCCCCGCCGGTGGTCCCTCCGGTGGCGATGGCGGTCGGGGTGGGGATGTGTGGCTGGAGGCCGACCCCAACCTGCAAACCCTTCTGGATTTCAAATACAAGCGCCTGTTCGCCGCTGACGATGGTCGTCGCGGAGGACCCAACAAGGCCACGGGGGCCAGTGGTTCACCCCTGGTGATCAAGGTGCCCTGTGGAACGGAGGTGCGCGATTCCCGCACCCACATCCTGTTGGGAGACCTCACAGAGAAGGGTGAGCGCCTGCTTGTGGCCGTCGGTGGCCGCGGCGGCCTCGGCAATGCCCATTACCTGAGTAACCGCAATCGTGCTCCGGAGAAATTCACCGAGGGTCGCGATGGAGAGGAGTGGCTGCTTCAGCTGGAGCTGAAGTTGTTGGCAGAGGTGGGAATCATTGGCTTGCCCAACGCCGGCAAGAGCACGCTGATCTCAGTCCTCTCCTCGGCTCGGCCGAAGATTGCCGATTACCCGTTCACCACCCTGGTTCCCAACCTGGGGGTGGTGCGGCGCCCCAGCGGCGATGGCACTGTTTTTGCTGATATCCCCGGCTTGATCGCGGGGGCCGCCCAGGGCGCCGGTCTCGGTCATGATTTCCTGCGCCACATCCAGCGCACCCGCCTGCTGATCCATCTTGTTGATGCCAGCTCAGAGGATGTATTGAGAGACTTCCAGGTGGTGCAGCAGGAGCTGGCCGCCTATGGCAATGGGTTGGATGAGCGCCCCTGCTTGGTGGCCCTCAACAAAACAGAGTTGCTGCTGGATGACGAACTGAAGGAGCGCATTCAGCTGGTTAGCGACCACTGCGGCCAACCGGTGCTGGATGTCTCAGCTGCGACATCGAAAAACTTGGATCAGCTCTTGTCGCGTGTTTGGAAAGAGCTGGGGGTGTGA